GCGTTAGATTAATGGGGACGGATATGGAATGTACGCCCTTTCGAAGGAGCCTCCCTTGACCCATCCCGAGCGCGGACGCATGTACACCCTGGACGAACTCAACGACCTTGCCGAGCAGGGCGATCCCTGGGCCATGGGGAAAGTGGACGAGTGGGAGCAGCACTTTTCCAACGAGTACGTGGGCAATATGAAGGACAAGTGCCCTGACGACGACTGCGAACAGTTCGGCGAGCCCGTGACCATTTGCTACGGCGAGGACGGCAGGATCCTGGACGTGGACCACGGCGGATGGGGCCACGGTCCGGTGCGCGAGGCGCAGGAGCAGCGGAAGGCTTCATAGGTTTTCACTGCAGCAGCCGGGCCCGGGCCTCACTGACCGCGGTGATGGAGATTCCCTCCGGCACCAGGAAATTGACGATGGGCGGATGGACCCGCGCCGCCAGGACCACGCGCGCGGTCCGGCCGTCCGCCGTGCCGGTCTCTTCGGTTACCGCAAGCTCCGTGAACCGTTCCTCCGCACCCGTTTCGGCAAGATAGCGGCGGGCGGCGCTGCGGACGGCGTCTGCCTCCAGCACGGCCGCCGGCCCCGTTCCTGCGGCGGCCTCCCCCAGCGAGAACGTGTCCGCCGCAGCCACGGCCGCACCGTCGGCAGCCGAGAGCAGCTTTTTCTGCCCGAGATAGACGGACGACGCCGCCATCACCACTGTGACGGTCAGCAGTGCCAGCACGGAGTACCCGATGATCAGCACCCCTACCTGCCCCCGTTCCCCGTCCTCCCCGGCCCGCGGTCGTTTTCGAAACCCCCGGCTCATCCGTTGCGCTCCACAACCTGTGTGGACTCGGAGTCCACTACTACCGGGGACCCGTCGGTCCACGGAAGCCCGGGAAGCGGCACGGCAAACCGGATGCTGACAGAGACGGTCGAGCCGGGTGCAAGGCAGGTTTCGGAGCAGCTGATATCCATCAGCATGCCGTCCGTTTGCAGCCCGAAGTCGCTCAGCGCGAGTTCGGCCGCATCTGCCGCCTGCTGTTCGCCAACCACGGCGTCGGGTGCTG
This genomic stretch from Arthrobacter sp. zg-Y1110 harbors:
- a CDS encoding pilus assembly protein TadG-related protein encodes the protein MSRGFRKRPRAGEDGERGQVGVLIIGYSVLALLTVTVVMAASSVYLGQKKLLSAADGAAVAAADTFSLGEAAAGTGPAAVLEADAVRSAARRYLAETGAEERFTELAVTEETGTADGRTARVVLAARVHPPIVNFLVPEGISITAVSEARARLLQ